One Nostoc punctiforme PCC 73102 DNA window includes the following coding sequences:
- a CDS encoding DUF4327 family protein: MTQQVIHPMVKLQRNVQSLIESNIIKPSDSIWKIALLYGNEWQHWKQELLDFGFSMQDPVSELLAVETWDEE; this comes from the coding sequence ATGACTCAGCAAGTGATTCACCCGATGGTGAAATTGCAGCGCAACGTGCAATCACTCATAGAATCGAATATTATCAAGCCAAGTGATAGCATCTGGAAAATCGCTTTGCTCTATGGTAATGAATGGCAGCACTGGAAACAGGAACTGCTAGACTTTGGCTTTAGTATGCAAGACCCAGTTAGTGAACTACTAGCTGTAGAAACTTGGGATGAAGAATAG